In Ferroplasma sp., a single window of DNA contains:
- a CDS encoding MFS transporter, with product MDSIDRRVWYLGFTRLIRASGRVSTFIFLPLIFVFIYHISFLETGIVLGIAILVMSIVQYYSGILTDRVGRRVFLILIPIPAGLLYIAMYFTVLYRMPAILLILLFYSTIIVNALQYPAIQASIADVTSLSQRLSGYTIIRVLANAGAAIGPILGAILSVYGFQYIFLLAGISTFIEIGILYFNVRETYFPSKALYLTKSDIKLAYKDRFFIVFIVIGILMAFMLRQRGASLTLYAFDFEGLPILYLAYIYSLNGILVVLLQYPIFKVMNKSSNPVLFRSFGMIFYFLGFIVLMFSKDILYFLISMGIMTIGEDFVAPTTQTIITSIAPGNMKGTYIGIYNLFISAGSFSGSIVGLYMLSYYENQTAIFWLIIALGSFVVGILYFAINGSFLKRMNIQAAKKPLRKTAAK from the coding sequence ATGGATAGCATAGATAGGAGAGTCTGGTACCTGGGATTTACGCGTCTTATAAGGGCATCTGGAAGGGTATCCACATTTATATTTCTGCCACTGATTTTTGTGTTCATCTACCATATATCATTCCTGGAAACTGGTATAGTGCTGGGCATTGCAATACTGGTAATGTCCATAGTCCAGTATTATTCAGGCATACTAACCGACAGGGTAGGCAGGCGCGTATTCTTAATACTTATACCAATACCGGCAGGATTGCTATACATAGCCATGTATTTCACCGTACTCTACAGAATGCCGGCAATCCTGTTGATTCTGCTATTTTATTCTACCATCATAGTAAATGCATTGCAATATCCAGCAATACAGGCATCCATAGCTGATGTTACATCCCTGAGCCAGAGGCTATCAGGATATACCATTATAAGGGTTCTTGCAAATGCCGGTGCAGCCATTGGGCCTATACTGGGAGCCATTCTATCTGTTTACGGATTCCAGTACATATTCCTGCTGGCCGGAATCAGCACTTTCATAGAAATAGGCATACTTTATTTCAATGTAAGGGAAACATACTTTCCATCTAAGGCACTTTACCTTACAAAATCAGACATAAAACTTGCCTATAAAGATAGATTCTTCATAGTTTTCATTGTTATAGGCATACTTATGGCATTCATGCTCAGGCAGAGAGGTGCATCACTGACATTATACGCATTTGATTTTGAGGGGCTTCCCATTCTCTATTTAGCTTATATATACTCCCTGAATGGAATACTTGTTGTGCTGCTGCAGTATCCCATATTCAAGGTAATGAATAAGTCATCAAATCCTGTCCTGTTCAGGTCATTCGGGATGATATTTTACTTCCTCGGCTTTATTGTATTGATGTTTTCAAAGGACATATTGTATTTCCTGATTTCCATGGGAATCATGACAATCGGAGAGGATTTTGTTGCTCCCACAACACAGACCATAATCACGTCCATAGCCCCGGGGAATATGAAAGGAACATACATAGGAATTTACAATCTATTCATTAGTGCCGGGTCATTCTCCGGGTCCATAGTAGGGCTTTATATGTTATCCTACTATGAAAACCAGACCGCCATATTCTGGCTCATAATTGCACTGGGCAGCTTTGTGGTGGGCATACTTTATTTTGCCATTAATGGATCATTTCTGAAGAGAATGAACATTCAGGCAGCAAAGAAGCCATTAAGAAAAACCGCTGCAAAATAA
- a CDS encoding KEOPS complex subunit Pcc1: MFKVKLTLKKAEYLKYLEAIKPEVTETFGRSTVSLDEDELNIYIVIEAPDPSSLRASISSITRVLNVTKKIMEEDVW, from the coding sequence ATGTTCAAGGTTAAACTTACCCTGAAAAAAGCAGAGTATTTGAAGTATCTGGAGGCAATAAAGCCGGAGGTTACTGAAACCTTTGGGAGGTCAACTGTGAGCCTGGATGAGGATGAGTTAAATATCTATATAGTTATAGAAGCGCCAGATCCCTCATCCCTGAGGGCCAGTATTTCTTCAATTACCAGGGTATTGAACGTAACAAAAAAAATAATGGAGGAAGATGTATGGTAG
- a CDS encoding carotenoid biosynthesis protein, with amino-acid sequence MDIEWKIAYGYIIFGSIMLVIYLFTHNYELSVAAEIVFIPVYFFHSIRLKGTKYTAIFFSVSYSLSFIVEIIGVHTGIPFGKYSYSTILGPELLSVPFAIPFLWSSLLYFSSLATRGRIMIPAILLTALDISFDPRFSRHLWHWAIPGIYFGVPVTNFIGWLITSTFIYSILYFLIRDENKADINGLIFYVLLGFFQCIEDAVVGLFLPAIISSIIFASIFVSGYLTWNNKNTYSSLNFPDNK; translated from the coding sequence ATGGATATTGAATGGAAAATAGCCTATGGGTACATAATATTCGGCTCCATCATGCTTGTAATATATCTTTTCACTCATAATTATGAACTTTCTGTTGCAGCCGAAATAGTTTTTATACCGGTTTATTTTTTCCATTCTATAAGGCTTAAAGGCACAAAATATACTGCCATTTTTTTCTCTGTATCATATTCCTTATCATTTATTGTAGAAATTATTGGAGTTCATACAGGAATACCATTTGGGAAATATTCATATTCTACTATTCTGGGCCCTGAGCTGTTGTCGGTCCCTTTCGCGATACCATTTCTATGGTCCTCCCTGCTTTATTTTTCTTCATTGGCCACCAGGGGGCGCATCATGATTCCTGCGATACTGCTCACAGCTCTGGATATATCCTTTGATCCAAGATTTTCCAGGCATCTATGGCACTGGGCAATTCCTGGAATCTATTTCGGAGTCCCTGTGACAAATTTTATCGGCTGGTTAATTACTTCCACTTTTATCTATTCCATACTTTATTTTTTGATAAGAGATGAAAATAAAGCTGATATTAACGGTTTAATATTTTATGTTTTGCTTGGATTCTTTCAGTGCATAGAGGATGCTGTTGTAGGCCTATTTCTTCCTGCGATAATCTCCTCCATTATTTTCGCCTCCATATTTGTTTCCGGATACCTGACGTGGAATAATAAAAACACATACTCATCTCTGAATTTTCCTGACAACAAATAG
- a CDS encoding MFS transporter gives MVKEYFFALPVYASRLIYGINWFAITPAFILIESQLHLSELEIGFVATSFFAGLMPFQFIGGILASRISPRFIVIIGLFLIGLFSILTGESENFLEIFMSHMSVGIGSALFSSPALALLSDGQDSRTVSRRTGIYNALFGIGSGIGITGWIIIDSITGWRISMFISGILALAVIPFMFRFTESNGTVYKSRDVPVTFKKIIMNKYRWMLGFSAGIGALSETVIGQMFVYYSEKTKIMSPLDSGITVSIYFIMGIFGGYLYGRHFGMSHHKTFIYVFTAIVTSLLFISIPAVSNLYILTGVVWIIGALTVALLTMLYYTVMSIDRNSRSMSFSLGFNNFMQKIIAVASPALFVYIALNANYSYSWYILGISGLILVFLYPGIYKNFNITGTD, from the coding sequence ATGGTTAAGGAATATTTTTTTGCATTGCCGGTTTACGCCTCAAGATTGATTTATGGAATTAACTGGTTTGCAATAACCCCGGCATTTATCCTTATAGAAAGCCAGCTCCATCTATCGGAGCTGGAAATAGGATTTGTTGCAACAAGTTTCTTTGCCGGACTCATGCCATTTCAATTTATCGGCGGCATTCTTGCCTCCAGGATTTCTCCTAGGTTTATAGTAATAATAGGATTGTTCCTGATCGGTTTATTCTCAATCCTGACAGGCGAATCGGAAAACTTCCTGGAAATCTTTATGTCACATATGTCTGTTGGAATTGGGAGCGCCCTGTTTTCATCCCCTGCACTGGCACTTTTATCGGATGGCCAGGATAGCAGAACTGTATCAAGGCGAACTGGGATATATAATGCATTATTCGGGATCGGATCTGGAATTGGTATTACAGGCTGGATCATTATTGACTCTATCACAGGATGGAGAATTTCCATGTTTATTTCCGGAATTCTGGCACTTGCTGTAATACCATTTATGTTTCGGTTCACAGAAAGTAACGGTACAGTGTATAAATCCAGGGACGTACCAGTCACTTTCAAAAAAATTATAATGAATAAATACAGGTGGATGCTGGGATTTTCAGCCGGTATCGGTGCACTGTCAGAAACAGTTATAGGTCAGATGTTCGTTTATTATTCTGAAAAAACAAAAATCATGAGTCCGCTGGATTCAGGTATTACAGTATCCATTTACTTTATAATGGGAATATTCGGAGGATACCTATACGGAAGACACTTCGGAATGTCCCATCATAAGACGTTTATTTATGTATTTACGGCTATTGTTACATCATTGCTATTTATATCCATTCCAGCTGTCAGTAATCTGTATATTTTGACGGGCGTTGTATGGATTATCGGTGCATTGACAGTTGCTCTTCTCACTATGCTCTATTATACAGTTATGTCCATAGATCGTAACAGCAGAAGCATGTCATTTTCCCTGGGATTCAATAATTTCATGCAGAAGATTATAGCAGTGGCTTCGCCGGCATTATTTGTATATATAGCATTGAATGCAAATTACTCATATTCCTGGTATATCCTGGGAATTTCCGGGCTTATTTTAGTATTTTTGTATCCCGGAATATATAAAAATTTCAACATAACCGGAACTGATTGA
- a CDS encoding prefoldin subunit beta, with protein MVEPNLNAYLQNQIKQAQDMQAQIEQIASQRYQLDMKVKELEKTLKELNGIGKDVPVYKNVGPVIYKIDDKEKLISDLDEQRELSQMRLKTLENQQKSLEEKYKELEQAIQKRYEESTRSQNNQGIN; from the coding sequence ATGGTAGAACCTAATTTAAATGCGTATTTGCAGAACCAGATAAAGCAGGCACAGGATATGCAGGCACAGATTGAGCAGATAGCCAGCCAGAGATACCAGCTGGACATGAAGGTAAAGGAACTTGAAAAAACATTGAAGGAACTTAATGGCATAGGAAAGGATGTGCCTGTATACAAAAATGTCGGCCCGGTTATTTATAAAATTGATGATAAGGAAAAATTGATCTCTGACCTGGATGAGCAGCGTGAGTTGAGCCAGATGAGACTTAAAACACTGGAGAACCAGCAGAAGTCACTTGAGGAGAAATACAAGGAACTGGAACAGGCAATACAGAAAAGATACGAAGAATCAACAAGGTCCCAGAATAACCAGGGAATAAACTAA
- a CDS encoding endonuclease III domain-containing protein codes for MFKNLYNNLFSHYGDLRWWPSESDDETVIGCILTQNTSWKNVEKAIAKMKESGIITLDDIRNLPVDKLRELIRSSGFFNQKSIYLKEISNGIINNYGSIECMKGRNIKEIENFISGLKGVGNETKESIMLYALDYPVFVVDAYTFRFLERYYGKKFTRKEIRKIAEEEFPDVNLLKNFHGMLVNLGKDFCRKKPLCDSCFLRDSCKTGKKL; via the coding sequence ATGTTCAAGAATCTTTACAACAACCTTTTCAGCCATTACGGGGACCTCAGATGGTGGCCCTCCGAATCTGATGATGAAACGGTAATAGGATGTATATTAACGCAGAACACATCATGGAAAAATGTGGAAAAGGCAATAGCAAAGATGAAGGAATCCGGTATAATTACACTGGACGATATAAGAAACTTGCCCGTTGATAAATTGAGGGAATTGATTCGCAGTTCAGGTTTTTTTAACCAGAAAAGCATATATTTAAAGGAAATTTCAAATGGAATTATCAATAATTACGGTTCAATAGAGTGCATGAAGGGAAGGAATATAAAAGAGATTGAGAATTTTATATCTGGTCTCAAAGGTGTTGGAAATGAGACGAAGGAATCCATTATGCTCTATGCACTTGACTATCCAGTATTTGTGGTGGATGCATATACATTCAGGTTTCTTGAAAGGTATTATGGCAAAAAATTCACCAGAAAGGAAATAAGAAAAATTGCAGAAGAAGAATTTCCTGATGTGAATTTGTTGAAAAATTTCCATGGCATGCTTGTCAATCTTGGAAAAGACTTCTGCAGGAAAAAGCCCTTATGCGATTCCTGCTTTCTGAGAGATTCTTGCAAGACGGGAAAAAAATTATAA
- a CDS encoding J domain-containing protein, translating to MAVPDDIPFSEFGKPEKIKKINGRLSFDNDLYGFQGKKVYQYIFLYWISDDSIVNSGKKTVKISVNGNLLQRKVLYRQNVFDRFGDTRWSFSVGNSINNGMILCYYHNREGHKSYAHIFIDPGLKRKAAKAVQETLVNAAMKYGMAIREGYVFYEYIDSENYRDSNTVEEHSNDEDLFSILEIDPTDNPELIKNAYRRMAKLYHPDLTTPENEEEYSEKMKNINYAYEKLYKKYYR from the coding sequence ATGGCTGTACCAGATGACATACCATTTTCTGAATTCGGCAAACCGGAAAAAATTAAAAAAATCAACGGGCGCCTTTCCTTTGACAATGACCTGTACGGATTTCAGGGGAAGAAGGTCTATCAGTATATATTCCTTTACTGGATTTCAGACGATTCCATAGTAAACAGCGGCAAAAAGACTGTTAAAATATCAGTAAATGGAAATCTGCTGCAGCGAAAGGTCCTTTACAGGCAGAACGTTTTCGACAGATTCGGGGACACCAGATGGTCATTCAGCGTTGGAAATTCAATAAATAATGGTATGATACTGTGTTATTACCATAACAGGGAAGGGCACAAATCATATGCACACATATTCATTGACCCGGGATTGAAGAGAAAAGCTGCGAAAGCAGTGCAGGAAACACTTGTAAATGCGGCCATGAAATACGGGATGGCCATAAGAGAGGGATATGTATTCTATGAATATATAGACAGCGAGAATTACAGGGATTCAAACACCGTGGAAGAACACAGTAATGATGAGGACCTGTTCAGCATCCTGGAAATTGATCCTACAGATAATCCAGAATTGATAAAAAACGCATACAGGAGAATGGCGAAGTTATACCATCCCGATCTAACCACACCTGAAAATGAGGAGGAATATTCAGAAAAAATGAAAAATATAAATTATGCCTATGAAAAATTATATAAAAAATATTATAGATAA
- a CDS encoding asparagine synthase-related protein, whose protein sequence is MQNIVEDVYEELKAAVEKTANLPCAIAYSGGLDSSLLLGLSGYKYIPYTLGFSDSRDIENADEASMILNIHVKKIILDDIDIQSYAAQLKQIDPKITRMEMGYELVLFILMDFIPEKYVVTGQGADEIFYGYRRFIDNPRLKNDTYMNRLFNVTIPREKKMAEYYGKELITPYLSPGILRMRHNITRDDNISDTRNKIILREIAKKINMPDEIYSRNKTAAQYGSGINKFLLRQDDKIFRNE, encoded by the coding sequence ATGCAGAATATAGTTGAAGATGTTTATGAAGAGCTAAAGGCGGCAGTTGAGAAAACTGCAAATCTGCCGTGCGCCATTGCGTATTCAGGCGGTTTAGACAGCTCTCTTCTTCTTGGACTTTCGGGTTACAAATACATACCATATACCCTAGGCTTTTCAGATTCAAGGGATATAGAAAATGCCGATGAGGCATCAATGATTCTAAATATCCATGTAAAGAAAATAATACTGGATGATATTGATATCCAGAGCTATGCAGCACAGCTGAAGCAAATAGATCCAAAAATTACAAGGATGGAAATGGGATATGAGCTTGTCCTTTTCATACTCATGGATTTCATACCTGAGAAATACGTTGTAACAGGCCAGGGAGCGGATGAAATATTCTATGGGTATCGTAGATTTATAGATAATCCCAGGCTGAAAAACGATACATACATGAACAGGCTTTTCAATGTAACTATTCCCAGGGAAAAGAAAATGGCAGAATATTACGGAAAGGAACTTATTACACCTTACCTTTCCCCGGGAATTCTTAGAATGAGGCACAATATAACCAGGGATGACAATATAAGTGATACGAGGAATAAGATAATCCTCCGCGAAATAGCAAAGAAAATTAATATGCCGGACGAAATATATTCCAGGAACAAAACAGCAGCCCAGTATGGATCAGGCATTAATAAATTTCTTTTAAGGCAGGATGATAAAATATTTAGAAATGAATAA
- a CDS encoding S-methyl-5'-thioadenosine phosphorylase, with amino-acid sequence MTYIGIIGGSGLYSIMESKKTIDVETPYGKPSAPVEIGEINGVEVAFLPRHGKKHTFPPHMVNYKANIYAMHKLGVERIIGLNAVGSLNEEYHPGDIVIPDQFIDFTKRRELTYYNGPDVYHISMADPFCSDISAKAYETGKKLSYPVHRSGSYLCIEGPRFSTRSESKMFKNFADIIGMTLVPEINLAAEMSMCYGMLATVTDYDAWKDEAVEASDVMQIMKESEEKVSKMLYNLVPQINGQRNCKCSLRLENAKA; translated from the coding sequence ATGACATACATAGGAATAATAGGAGGCAGTGGCCTTTACAGTATAATGGAAAGCAAGAAAACAATTGATGTTGAAACACCATATGGGAAACCATCAGCTCCCGTTGAAATAGGGGAAATAAACGGGGTAGAAGTTGCATTTTTGCCCAGGCACGGGAAGAAACACACTTTTCCACCACACATGGTAAATTATAAGGCAAATATATACGCAATGCATAAACTAGGCGTTGAGCGTATTATAGGCCTGAATGCTGTTGGGTCCCTCAATGAGGAATACCATCCTGGAGATATAGTTATACCTGATCAGTTTATAGATTTTACAAAACGCAGGGAATTAACATATTACAATGGCCCTGATGTTTACCATATATCAATGGCAGACCCATTCTGCAGCGATATAAGTGCAAAAGCATATGAAACCGGCAAAAAATTATCTTACCCGGTTCACAGAAGCGGTTCTTATCTGTGTATAGAGGGACCCAGATTTTCAACAAGGTCCGAATCAAAGATGTTTAAAAATTTCGCGGATATAATAGGAATGACTCTTGTACCGGAAATTAACCTGGCAGCTGAAATGTCCATGTGTTATGGCATGCTTGCAACAGTTACAGATTACGATGCATGGAAGGATGAGGCAGTGGAAGCCTCAGATGTAATGCAGATTATGAAGGAAAGCGAAGAAAAGGTATCAAAAATGTTATATAATCTAGTTCCACAAATTAACGGTCAAAGGAATTGCAAATGTTCTTTGAGATTAGAAAATGCAAAAGCGTGA
- a CDS encoding 2,3-diphosphoglycerate-dependent phosphoglycerate mutase, whose product MKAYIFIRHGESDINVAKLLSDDTENNSLTDQGKKQVERTAMQLRGLKFDGIVSSPIKRAYDTATIISNYTGLSIKIDDRLREVYLGKANGHRITEFQDELYPNSHITGKMRDNLEMEPWEHLWKRVKGCMDDNRGRYIFVSHSDPIRAIASYYLGFSEADSFGMAIKNASMTVIGKEPLRVLCLGAINLDDKIKSIFS is encoded by the coding sequence ATGAAAGCTTACATATTCATCAGGCATGGTGAAAGCGATATTAATGTTGCAAAACTACTGTCTGACGATACTGAAAACAATTCTCTTACAGATCAGGGTAAAAAGCAGGTTGAAAGGACAGCAATGCAACTGCGTGGCCTTAAATTCGACGGTATAGTAAGCAGTCCTATAAAGAGGGCCTATGATACTGCCACCATAATATCCAATTATACCGGCTTGAGCATAAAGATAGACGACCGCCTGAGAGAGGTATATCTGGGAAAGGCAAACGGCCACCGCATTACCGAATTTCAGGATGAGCTGTACCCGAATTCCCATATAACCGGTAAGATGAGGGACAATCTGGAAATGGAGCCCTGGGAACACCTGTGGAAACGTGTGAAGGGATGCATGGATGATAACCGTGGAAGGTACATATTTGTGTCACATTCCGATCCTATCCGGGCAATAGCCTCATACTATCTTGGATTTTCAGAGGCGGATAGTTTCGGCATGGCAATAAAAAATGCGTCAATGACAGTAATAGGGAAGGAACCACTAAGGGTTCTATGCCTGGGTGCAATAAATCTTGATGACAAAATAAAATCTATATTCTCCTGA
- a CDS encoding MarC family protein, whose amino-acid sequence MTFITDFLKVFMPLLVVIDPFGSLAIFVGMAGSFNRDTRRTISKDAVLYAGIIIILFALVGDIIIGFFGISIEALEIAGGIILLLMGIEMVRQGAKPDTSVENTKNMGIVPFATPLLAGPGAISLVIILMKGSFETRVLTIVSVLLVLAIVYIFFIYSSKILTLLGDKVMTAITRIFGLLVAGFAIQYFLDALVALSVIK is encoded by the coding sequence ATGACGTTTATTACCGATTTCCTGAAGGTTTTCATGCCACTGCTTGTGGTCATCGACCCATTTGGGAGTTTGGCAATATTCGTTGGAATGGCAGGTTCATTTAACAGGGATACCAGAAGGACCATATCCAAGGATGCCGTGCTTTATGCTGGCATTATAATAATCCTGTTCGCACTTGTTGGTGATATTATAATCGGATTCTTCGGAATATCCATAGAAGCCCTTGAGATAGCAGGCGGCATTATATTGCTTTTAATGGGAATAGAAATGGTCAGGCAGGGTGCCAAGCCAGATACATCAGTGGAGAACACAAAAAATATGGGCATAGTTCCATTCGCCACACCACTCCTAGCGGGTCCCGGCGCAATATCCCTTGTAATCATATTGATGAAGGGTAGCTTTGAAACAAGAGTTCTTACAATAGTATCTGTACTGCTTGTACTGGCAATTGTTTACATATTTTTCATATACTCATCAAAAATTCTGACACTCCTTGGGGACAAAGTCATGACAGCAATTACCAGGATTTTCGGGCTTCTGGTTGCAGGTTTTGCAATACAGTACTTCCTTGATGCACTGGTTGCCTTAAGTGTGATAAAATAA
- a CDS encoding adenylyltransferase/cytidyltransferase family protein: protein MIKVMASGVFDILHLGHIHYLKESKSFGDYLVVIIASDYYAEKHGKELIFNEKERAQMVSELRVVDEAVVGHSNDNIFQTVAEQKPDIITLGYDQKFDDSYIESECRKLGLNTKVKRVSPYNGIINSSSKIRKKILETM from the coding sequence ATGATAAAGGTGATGGCATCCGGAGTTTTTGATATTTTGCATTTAGGTCATATACATTATTTAAAGGAGTCAAAATCCTTTGGTGACTATCTGGTGGTTATCATAGCATCAGATTATTACGCTGAAAAACATGGAAAAGAGCTTATTTTCAACGAAAAGGAAAGGGCACAGATGGTTTCAGAACTCAGGGTTGTTGATGAGGCTGTTGTAGGCCATAGCAATGATAACATATTCCAGACAGTTGCCGAGCAGAAACCTGATATAATTACACTTGGCTACGACCAGAAATTCGACGATTCATATATAGAAAGTGAATGCCGGAAGCTTGGGCTCAACACGAAGGTAAAAAGGGTATCTCCTTACAATGGTATAATCAACAGCTCATCAAAGATAAGAAAGAAAATTTTAGAAACTATGTGA
- a CDS encoding MBL fold metallo-hydrolase produces the protein MKIKFLGGAEEVGRLAIKIEDKQSKIMIDYGIEPEKPPEYPMPPEKVNDIFLTHAHLDHTGALPVYYHSFEANFHATAMTANSIKPILMDSLKIMRLENYTKMFNEEDVDNLFKSMVTAKYEQPFQVDNLTAVAHSAGHIPGSSMWWFQDSKSFMITGDLYTRDTNLLYGAKPVKTDILIMESTYAGRDHEDRDEVIQRLKDSIRETIENGGRVILPTFAIGRTQEMIMTLRDMDYRIYVDGMGNRISGIYMDTPGFLKDPKLFRKSMGRVIQVRNNRMRKEAIEEADIIITTSGMLDGGPVLGYIDAFAEDPKSAIFLTGYQVDGTNGRSLIENGTIQIAGATIKPAMKVDFFDLSAHAGHSDLVKFIKGVDPETVVLCHGDQREKLQESLPEYKFILPFNGHEFEVQ, from the coding sequence ATGAAAATAAAATTTCTCGGCGGAGCCGAAGAAGTCGGAAGACTGGCAATAAAGATAGAGGATAAGCAGAGCAAGATAATGATAGATTACGGCATAGAGCCGGAAAAGCCACCGGAATATCCAATGCCACCTGAAAAGGTGAACGACATATTCCTGACACATGCGCATCTGGACCACACAGGTGCACTCCCAGTGTATTACCATAGTTTCGAGGCAAATTTCCATGCCACGGCGATGACAGCCAACAGCATAAAGCCAATACTTATGGATTCACTGAAAATCATGAGGCTGGAGAACTATACAAAGATGTTCAATGAGGAGGATGTTGACAACCTCTTCAAGTCTATGGTCACTGCAAAGTATGAGCAGCCATTCCAGGTGGACAATCTCACGGCAGTGGCACACAGTGCAGGGCACATTCCAGGTTCATCAATGTGGTGGTTCCAGGATTCTAAATCTTTCATGATCACAGGGGACCTTTACACAAGGGACACAAATCTTTTATACGGGGCAAAGCCTGTGAAAACAGATATACTGATCATGGAAAGCACCTATGCCGGCAGGGATCATGAAGATCGTGATGAGGTTATCCAGAGGCTCAAGGACAGCATAAGGGAAACCATCGAAAACGGCGGAAGAGTAATTTTACCCACATTTGCCATAGGAAGAACCCAGGAAATGATCATGACACTCAGGGATATGGACTACAGAATATATGTGGACGGCATGGGAAACAGGATATCAGGAATATACATGGATACCCCTGGATTCCTAAAGGATCCTAAACTGTTCAGAAAATCAATGGGACGTGTAATACAGGTAAGGAACAACAGAATGAGAAAGGAGGCAATAGAGGAAGCTGATATAATTATAACAACATCCGGAATGCTTGATGGCGGGCCGGTGCTTGGATATATAGACGCCTTCGCTGAAGATCCCAAATCGGCAATATTCCTTACGGGATATCAGGTTGATGGCACAAATGGAAGGAGCCTTATAGAAAACGGGACCATCCAGATTGCCGGTGCAACAATAAAACCTGCAATGAAAGTAGATTTCTTCGATCTTTCTGCACATGCGGGACATTCTGACCTTGTAAAATTCATAAAGGGAGTGGATCCTGAAACCGTTGTATTATGCCACGGCGACCAGAGGGAAAAACTTCAGGAATCATTGCCGGAATACAAATTCATATTACCGTTCAACGGGCATGAATTTGAGGTTCAGTAA